The genomic stretch cagcttactatgccCATGTCGAAGGGGAAGCAGACGaaaagccctggtttcatgatatcaaggaatatttggcaaaaggagagtacctggagcttgcaaatcctactcagaaacgcacattCTGGAGAttttccaacaacttctttcacagcggaggaatcctgtataggaggactcccgatttgggattaTTGAGatatgtcgacgcaaaggaagcattcaggctactagaggaaattcatgctggaaCTTGcgatccacatatgaacggttttgtcttagcaaagaagatactccgggctggttacatTTTGATGCCTATGGAAatggattgcatccagtatgtccggaataCCACCGTTGTTacatacatgcagacatgataaaggcaCCTCCAAGCGAGCTTCACACAACAAGCTTAccgtggccgttcgccgcctggggaatggacgttattggaccaattgagcctgccgcttccaatggacacaggtttatcctggtagccatcgactatttcaccaaatgggtagaagcagcatcttacaaagtagtgactaagaaagtcgtgatagactttgtctgcgaccgtattgtttgtcgattcggagttccacaatcaatcattactgataatggctctaacctcaacagcgacttgatgaaagctatgtgtgaaactttatAGATCAGAtacaagaattccatagcctacaggcctcaaatgaatggagctgtagaagccgccaataagaacatcaagaagctattgaggaaaatgatagagaagcataaacattGGCGCCataagttatcatttgctttaccGGGGTATCGCATCCAGTCcgcacatcaatcggggcaaccccctatatgctggatTACGGTACAGAGGCCGTCATTCCTGCGGAGGTAGAAAtttcttccctaaggatcatataagaagctgagctcgacgatgcagagtggctaaaaagtcgttatgagcaactagtcCTTATAGatagaaagagaatgaatgcagtctgccatgttcaactctatcagaacagaatgtccagagccttcaacaaaagagtcaagccaaggaagttcacaccggggtagctggtgttaaagaaaaaattttcgcatcaagatgaagccaaagggaagttctctcccaactagcagggtccatatatggttcaccgggttttgacaggaggagccctcatacttgcagaaatggatggagaagtctggccaaagccgatcaattcagatgcagtcaaacaTTACTATGTggaatctttatgctttccttatatgatgtaaattgaactacgcctgacctgattcccgtttaagaggggatacgtaggcagccctatgggttcggtcacaattcaataaaaatttcattttcccccgcaattggaaactggggcaaaattttgaggaggaccctcaaaattccaaagtaatttcagTCGATCGCCGCATGAGCAGCAGTCAGAAACGTCAACCTatcaaactgggacagaattttgaggaggaccgtCAAAAtttcgtagcaagagaggttgcaatgccCTGAACCGCGTCATAGTcttcggttcatctaaaagctatttttaatttatgtcatatttttacaaaatcatgcataattattattgaaactgccttgtttagcaatactaccccaataatacagacGGTATCATCAGGTTAAAGCCGAATGGGTCAAGCAAATCTAgaggggatacgaactaaccttcccccttacaaaactcatgattttttctttggatgcaggcactaggattgcaaaatcattaaaCAATATTATACGCCCATGGGACAAACCTTGTTCAACAATACGATTCTCAGAACTGTTTCACTTGCCATCACTTGCTATtagcacacaccagtgatgttccGTACATCATAGTGTTCCTAGTAATCACAATGCCGCAAtctactatcagctaagaaaactctattgtcaGTTGTTATCTCattttcattgcataaggctactatttagccttccaatttgcataaggctaccattatgccttccgagactaaacgctgtctccatctgcatctgcattgcataaggctaccattctgccttccaacttgcataaggcaaCCATttttccttccgaggttaagctctacctccatctgcatctgcattgcataaggctaccattctgccttccgagactaaacgttgtctccatctgcattcttgcataaggctaccattctgccttccaatctgcataaggctaccattctttcttctgaggctaagctttgcctccaattttctttgaaactaagcactatcccaaacactatttatctcgctttcCTTACGGgataagctctgcccttcaattcacaAGACTAAACTCTATCTTGTCCGCGCCATGCTATTGCATctttcatgggctaaaatatcaccaactcatccaaaggtgtcatcgttcggaggcaccatctttatagcccgagaacaccatgtcatagcctgaggatccctttcaatctcttgcatatcattattcaaaggcgtcatagttcggaggcatcatcctcatagcccgagaacatcatttcatggcctatgaatcctttatcatacactCCATGTCCTAgaacatcatggtctaaggacgtcatcctcatcgtccaaagacgacattcatggtccaacgggaatttgcatcatgtttaaatttatgcacaatatacacttgtattaTTTCTATTTGTAGGTAACCCGGCGAACAACGACTATTTGAGTAGGAGTGATCCCActtcagttctctcagctatacCAAACCTAACCATCCCCATAAACCATCCACTCACCCaaccctagatattgcgtccgttcttgaaaggtCTTCGTCGGTATACTCCACCGATGGacctgaactacatacggcctgattcctataaaaccagggatacgcaggtagctcagaagctagggtgcggcctaaacctcttcaaaccgttttgctcggtcaaaattggtcatcatttctttacccgacaactctttgatctttcccgggtaaagaggggcagctgttgatacccaatttttccctatgtattttcaatatgcaaaataatttcaaaatagcatatatgcatatataagcatgtccaagggttttattattttttccataattttaagattttaaattgatttattttctacctttttatccataaaatccccaataattatttataaaattattgttttgataattcatctattggatttctatatttatgccaaaatacgGTTAAttcaatttttacatatttttctgattacatttagtatttttaaagctaaattgcacataattgcaatattagcccttttcaaatttaattaggctttatatgcataaaattggatcctataatttttaaattgataattatgtattgtaaatcattttagaatttttaaattatttttagaaattatctactattttatataaattaaatagtgaaaaattggctatttaacttatagccaaaattggctttcaattatcgcctaaatcaaacagacccccaacccaattaacAAACCCAtcggacccaagcccaaacccaagCCATACCCaacccacctaccccattcaagatcaacggtccacattcccccttcctaaattaaacccaaacgacccccccccaaaccctctcattcttcattcactcaaccgactctcatctctctctctctctctatctctgatTCTCTCTAGAACATTCTCCCCTCCCCTACTCTCCGATGAACATCATCCACCTTCTCCAGCCATCTCcttgcctgaatccatggtggtctcACCACATACCAGCCTTATGGCTCCCTCTTGAACATGTGTCATCATTTTGAGGCCTTCAAGTCAATTAGAGGCAGTTCACTCACCTCCCATGGTTTCCCATGCCATTTTttggccatccatggccgttcgagtaagatctgtgacttttccggctaaaccGATAACTTTTCAAGGTTCTCTCACCTTCTCTGggttctttgaaaccctaactttaaagattttccgattttctttcagatctatcttagatttgTGTATATTATGAACTTTTTTGTATTTTCCTCAAAAGTTTTTCCGATTTTTTCAAAGTGACTCTCCGTCCTccaaattagggtttcttaacctcttttaaaagacttctcctctgattttcagtattgtcatatgattttactatgtttaaatggtttatttatgttttcttctacttGATTCATCACGATGAAAACCCTATTTATTTTGGTTCTATCCGGGGTTCTAgaactgtctttgtttatttAATTTGTATATATACTTGTTTCGATTGAGTTCTTTATGAttagatccttttctttgtttatcttaACTGATTCTGAGATCTCACCACttttttaactcaactctgttaaaaccctaatttcttaaagatttctTCACTTGTTACTATGAGTTTTAAAAActctctttacttgtttctgtgtgttggccTGATCTTCTTTACCTGTTAGGTTGGTTTTTCACTATGGTTCTATAtgttagccatgactacttgactttgttgattGCCATGCTTCGAGTGGGTTCTTTTTACTactgagtccttagcctactcATGCCACTtttgtatgtttgtgttcatctagtttgttCTTTTGTCGATATGGCTGACTATGCATGTCTGATATgcttgttcattcttctctatttatatgtcaaagtgcggaatcatgactccctcttgattgatcctgatttccttaagttacgatttgattgcaaggttttctcataaaccccaaaaattttacttgtttgtttaagttgattgattccattcCTTTATTTGCCGTGATGCTTcattcttgctgaatcctttccccaaatcagtgtattctgtacttagactcaatcatatgctctatacttttactaccccttatatggtaaaaaccaatctttctcaaactgattttctttccttaattatccctgttagtatccgtttgagttgtaattccttgattaaagggaagtacttgtattaattggattctaattgtgactacttccataattgtgctaAAGCTTtccttgttaccttattttctacttattttcaaagttataaaTACCCTAAatctttcattaacaagacacgaACTT from Nicotiana sylvestris chromosome 12, ASM39365v2, whole genome shotgun sequence encodes the following:
- the LOC138882953 gene encoding uncharacterized protein — protein: MYLHHVQEWRKRFTKTKFQHIPRVQNEFVDALATLSFFIQHSDKNFIDPILVKIHNQPAYYAHVEGEADEKPWFHDIKEYLAKGEYLELANPTQKRTFWRFSNNFFHSGGILYRRTPDLGLLRYVDAKEAFRLLEEIHAGTCDPHMNGFVLAKKILRAGYILMPMEMDCIQYVRNTTVVTYMQT